A window from Vidua macroura isolate BioBank_ID:100142 chromosome 20, ASM2450914v1, whole genome shotgun sequence encodes these proteins:
- the MRPS17 gene encoding 28S ribosomal protein S17, mitochondrial, whose protein sequence is MSVPRGAVHAKWIVGKVIGTKMQKTAKVRVTRLVLDPYLLKFFNKRKTYFAHDPLQQCVVGDIVLLKALPERRGKHVKHELAEIVFKVGNVIDPITGKPCAGTRFLENLSDSENLTEADTTYLSEKLQELKVCSTDK, encoded by the exons ATGTCTGTCCCACGTGGAGCTGTCCATGCAAAATGGATAGTGGGGAAAGTAATTGGGaccaaaatgcagaaaactgcaaaagTGAGAGTGACGAGGCTCGTGCTGGATCCCTACTTGCTAAAG ttctttaacaaaagaaaaacctatTTTGCCCATGACCCACTGCAGCAGTGTGTTGTTGGAGACATTGTTCTTCTGAAAGCTCTGCCTGAGAGAAGGGGCAAACACGTGAAACACGAACTGGCTGAAATTGTGTTCAAGGTTGGCAATGTCATAGATCCCATCACAGGAAAGCCCTGTGCAGGAACCAGATTCCTGGAAAACCTGTCAGATTCAGAAAATCTCACCGAGGCAGATACCACCTATCTAAGTGAGAAACTTCAGGAACTTAAAGTTTGTTCAACAGACAAATAG